From Chlorogloeopsis sp. ULAP01, a single genomic window includes:
- a CDS encoding aliphatic sulfonate ABC transporter substrate-binding protein: MNYIKQHSFRYKQVQPAKRTFLVVACIGFVVSGCNQQTTVNGAANSSNSASKALSSNQTTQKTNLIRLGYQRGGIIPIARQRGELERQLLTQNIKVEWNGAFDRCATLLAALNGNRADIGGCGDIPSISGIAAGQPLCIGSVQRPKPDALGNAILVRGDSSIRKPADLVGKKVAVNQGGAGEYLLLKVLEKENIPKQKVQRVYLSPNDAAPALYQGSVDAWAVWEPYISIAELEHKARRITTTHPAPTYGIMVVRTDAAKENPLAVKAALTALSQDGEWLNQHTDAAADFMVKELKVSDAVAKQATKNRGPESYAFPNAEDIANLQKTADWLLEQKIIPQRVDIAAAVCPLETTAAR, translated from the coding sequence GTGAATTATATAAAACAGCACAGCTTTCGGTACAAACAAGTGCAACCTGCTAAAAGAACTTTTCTGGTTGTGGCGTGTATTGGTTTCGTAGTATCTGGTTGCAATCAACAAACGACAGTCAATGGTGCTGCTAACTCATCGAATTCTGCTTCAAAAGCTCTAAGTAGCAATCAAACGACACAAAAAACTAACTTGATTCGCTTAGGATACCAAAGAGGCGGGATTATTCCGATCGCACGTCAGCGCGGCGAGTTAGAACGTCAGCTATTAACTCAAAATATTAAAGTTGAGTGGAACGGAGCATTTGACCGTTGTGCAACCCTTCTGGCTGCTCTGAATGGAAATCGAGCAGATATTGGTGGGTGTGGTGATATTCCTTCCATCTCCGGAATAGCTGCTGGACAGCCTCTTTGTATTGGCTCTGTACAGCGCCCTAAACCAGATGCTTTGGGTAATGCCATTCTAGTTCGCGGTGATTCTTCCATCCGTAAGCCTGCTGATTTAGTTGGTAAAAAAGTAGCAGTTAATCAAGGAGGCGCAGGTGAGTATCTGCTATTGAAAGTTTTAGAAAAAGAAAATATTCCCAAACAAAAAGTTCAGCGAGTTTATCTCTCGCCAAATGATGCTGCACCGGCTCTCTATCAAGGTTCTGTTGATGCTTGGGCAGTTTGGGAACCTTATATTTCCATCGCTGAACTAGAGCATAAAGCTCGGAGAATCACTACAACACATCCTGCTCCTACTTACGGCATTATGGTTGTCCGCACTGATGCCGCCAAAGAAAATCCTCTAGCAGTAAAAGCTGCCCTGACAGCTTTGAGCCAGGATGGTGAATGGCTTAATCAGCATACTGACGCTGCCGCAGATTTTATGGTCAAAGAGCTAAAAGTTTCTGATGCTGTAGCCAAGCAAGCGACTAAAAATCGAGGCCCGGAGTCTTATGCTTTTCCTAATGCTGAAGATATCGCCAATCTCCAAAAAACTGCCGACTGGTTACTAGAGCAAAAAATTATTCCCCAACGAGTAGATATTGCTGCGGCAGTGTGTCCGTTGGAAACTACTGCTGCGAGGTAA
- a CDS encoding MetQ/NlpA family ABC transporter substrate-binding protein yields MKRRFLLIAVSSFTASIVFSGCNNNQNQTSGNSTTNITASPVQNNQQKEVIKVGVWAVISEDILRYVKDNLAANEGLDIQIVKFNDWIQPNTALRDGEIDANYFQHSPFMKNASKQLNLNLVMLNPGFLTPLGIYSKRFKSLSEVPQKATIAIYQDRSNGDRSLRLLADQGLIKLKDNVGELATVQDVAANPKNLQFRELDGPAIVRSLDDVDLAVFSAGLRLQAGLQLQPLVQETLAQKHYAVGLVTLQAKENDPKIQKLNRLLVDSRVKDFINQKYQGAVLAVF; encoded by the coding sequence ATGAAACGTCGATTTTTACTAATCGCTGTAAGCTCATTTACAGCATCTATTGTTTTTTCTGGATGTAACAATAATCAAAATCAAACATCTGGTAATTCTACTACAAATATAACTGCTTCTCCAGTCCAAAATAATCAACAAAAAGAAGTGATTAAAGTTGGTGTATGGGCAGTTATTTCTGAAGATATTTTAAGGTATGTCAAAGATAATCTGGCGGCAAATGAAGGTTTAGATATCCAGATAGTCAAATTTAATGATTGGATACAGCCAAATACAGCACTTCGAGATGGGGAAATAGATGCTAACTATTTTCAACATAGCCCTTTTATGAAGAATGCTTCTAAACAACTTAATCTAAATTTGGTCATGCTCAATCCTGGCTTTTTAACACCACTTGGCATTTATTCCAAACGGTTTAAATCTCTGAGTGAAGTACCGCAAAAGGCAACGATCGCAATCTACCAAGACAGAAGTAATGGCGATCGCTCTCTAAGATTACTTGCAGACCAAGGTTTAATCAAGCTCAAGGACAATGTGGGAGAACTCGCCACAGTTCAAGATGTTGCTGCAAATCCGAAAAACCTACAATTTCGGGAGTTAGACGGGCCTGCAATTGTGCGATCGCTCGATGATGTAGATTTGGCTGTATTCTCTGCTGGTTTGCGTTTGCAAGCTGGATTACAACTACAACCTCTAGTCCAGGAAACATTAGCTCAAAAACATTATGCTGTGGGACTAGTCACCTTGCAAGCAAAAGAAAACGATCCAAAAATTCAAAAGCTGAATAGACTGCTAGTTGATAGCAGAGTCAAAGATTTTATCAATCAAAAATATCAAGGTGCTGTCTTAGCTGTTTTTTAG
- a CDS encoding MetQ/NlpA family ABC transporter substrate-binding protein, with protein sequence MNDYHNLAPLTKTGRRFVLTSGSILIASIIFAGCSRISGTVSPNSQDDIIKVGVTGIVSEDILKFINNNLASQENLKIEIVKFNDWIQPNTALRDKLIDANFFQHKPFMNNAIQETKINLLALNPIYLNTLGLFSKQFKSVNEIPQNATVTIANDVINNNRGLRLLTANGLIQLKENAGEFVTQRDIAANPRNLQIKEVEGVQVVRAINDVDFIVSTAQTVALAGIEPNSMGAETAKDKKYALALVTLQGRENEAKIQKLNKLLVHPQVKDFINQEYKGRILPVF encoded by the coding sequence ATGAATGATTACCATAATTTAGCTCCTTTAACAAAAACAGGTCGTCGTTTTGTTCTAACATCAGGAAGCATACTTATTGCATCAATCATCTTTGCTGGTTGTAGCCGAATTTCAGGAACAGTATCCCCAAATAGCCAAGACGATATCATTAAAGTCGGAGTCACTGGCATAGTTTCTGAAGATATCTTGAAGTTTATTAATAATAATCTTGCCAGTCAAGAAAATTTAAAAATCGAGATTGTAAAATTTAACGATTGGATACAGCCAAATACAGCATTAAGAGACAAATTAATTGATGCTAATTTTTTTCAACATAAGCCTTTCATGAATAATGCTATTCAGGAAACTAAGATTAATTTATTAGCATTAAATCCGATTTATTTGAATACACTTGGTCTTTTTTCCAAGCAGTTCAAATCAGTGAATGAAATTCCCCAGAATGCTACTGTGACAATTGCCAACGATGTCATCAATAACAACCGAGGACTAAGGTTATTAACAGCTAATGGACTAATTCAGTTAAAAGAAAATGCTGGAGAATTTGTTACCCAAAGAGATATTGCTGCTAATCCTAGAAATCTGCAAATCAAAGAAGTAGAAGGTGTACAAGTCGTCCGAGCTATTAATGATGTAGATTTCATTGTATCCACCGCTCAAACTGTTGCTTTGGCAGGAATAGAACCTAATTCGATGGGAGCAGAAACAGCTAAGGACAAAAAATATGCTCTAGCATTAGTGACATTACAGGGTAGAGAAAATGAAGCGAAAATTCAAAAATTAAATAAACTGCTCGTTCATCCCCAAGTCAAAGATTTTATTAATCAAGAATATAAAGGAAGAATTCTACCTGTTTTTTAG
- a CDS encoding methionine ABC transporter permease, protein MQGWELLDSLWQATLETFYMVGISAVVAVVLGLPLGLLLVMTSPSNVLYSPKLNQVLSAIVNTGRSFPFIILLVVLTPLTRFIVGTSIGSTAALVPLTLAAIPFFARIAETSILEVDKGLVEAAEAMGCNYWQIILKVLIPEALPSIVLGITILIVSLLNSSAMAGAVGGGGLGNLAIQYGYQRFDVGVMFTTIVVLIFLVQFIQLLGDLIARQFRKK, encoded by the coding sequence ATGCAAGGATGGGAATTGCTTGATAGTTTGTGGCAAGCAACACTGGAAACTTTTTACATGGTGGGAATTTCAGCTGTTGTGGCTGTAGTTTTGGGTCTACCTTTGGGTTTATTGTTGGTAATGACTAGTCCTAGCAACGTTCTCTACTCTCCCAAACTCAACCAGGTACTAAGTGCAATAGTCAATACTGGACGCTCTTTCCCCTTTATTATTTTACTAGTTGTCCTCACGCCGCTAACCCGATTCATAGTTGGTACTTCTATCGGTAGTACCGCCGCCCTTGTTCCTTTGACTTTGGCAGCGATTCCCTTTTTTGCCCGCATCGCTGAGACTAGTATTCTCGAAGTAGATAAGGGATTAGTAGAAGCAGCAGAAGCTATGGGCTGCAACTATTGGCAAATTATTCTCAAAGTTCTCATTCCAGAAGCATTACCTTCCATCGTTTTAGGTATCACAATTTTAATTGTCAGTCTCCTCAATTCTTCCGCTATGGCTGGGGCTGTTGGTGGTGGTGGCTTGGGTAATTTAGCTATTCAATATGGCTATCAACGTTTTGATGTCGGAGTTATGTTTACCACGATTGTAGTGCTGATTTTTCTAGTGCAATTTATCCAGCTTTTAGGCGATTTGATAGCACGACAGTTCAGAAAAAAATAA
- a CDS encoding ATP-binding cassette domain-containing protein, which produces MIEFINVHKIYHQSEQKVVALDGVNLHVKLGEIFGVLGQSGAGKSTLIRCVNQLEKPTSGFVKVNGEEMTKLSGAALRQARQRIGMIFQHFNLLSSRTVAENIAFPLEVMGYSKLKRKAKVEELLALVGLEGKANAYPAQLSGGQEQRVGIARALAGEPKVLLSDEATSALDPQTTRSILELLRDLNKRMGLTILLITHEMGVVKQICDSVAILHAGKIVEQGRVSDLAAQPDSLLAQEFFPRCKGYAPRSGAVLATVAFAGDVARNAIFTTLARRFDVDVNILNGSVETVGDRRVGQFQVELAGTKVIQALEYLHKSEYAVEVH; this is translated from the coding sequence ATGATTGAATTTATTAATGTACATAAAATATATCACCAAAGTGAGCAAAAAGTAGTAGCTTTAGATGGCGTGAATCTTCATGTCAAACTAGGCGAAATATTTGGTGTTCTAGGACAAAGTGGAGCAGGTAAAAGTACTTTAATTCGCTGTGTCAATCAGTTAGAAAAGCCAACATCAGGTTTTGTCAAAGTCAACGGTGAAGAGATGACAAAACTTTCTGGTGCGGCTTTGCGTCAAGCACGCCAGCGTATTGGCATGATTTTTCAACACTTTAATTTACTTAGTTCTAGAACTGTAGCAGAAAACATCGCTTTTCCCCTAGAAGTTATGGGTTATAGCAAATTAAAACGCAAAGCAAAAGTAGAAGAATTACTGGCGTTAGTGGGTTTGGAAGGTAAAGCAAATGCCTATCCAGCGCAACTTTCTGGTGGACAAGAGCAACGAGTTGGTATTGCCAGGGCGCTAGCGGGGGAACCTAAAGTATTACTCTCAGATGAAGCTACCTCAGCCCTTGATCCCCAAACTACCCGCTCAATTCTAGAACTATTGCGCGATCTCAATAAACGCATGGGACTGACAATTTTGCTGATTACTCATGAAATGGGTGTAGTCAAGCAAATCTGCGATAGTGTGGCGATCCTCCATGCTGGCAAGATTGTGGAACAGGGACGTGTTAGCGATCTAGCAGCGCAACCTGATTCATTGTTAGCTCAGGAGTTTTTTCCCCGTTGTAAAGGCTATGCACCACGTTCTGGGGCTGTTTTGGCAACGGTGGCATTTGCTGGCGATGTGGCGAGAAATGCGATATTTACTACCTTGGCACGTCGTTTTGATGTGGATGTGAATATCCTCAATGGTAGCGTCGAAACTGTAGGCGATCGCCGTGTTGGTCAATTTCAAGTCGAACTTGCGGGAACCAAGGTAATACAAGCACTGGAATACCTACACAAATCAGAGTATGCTGTCGAGGTACATTAA
- a CDS encoding MetQ/NlpA family ABC transporter substrate-binding protein, whose amino-acid sequence MNMKVNRRFFFITVASFTATIFTSCTSLQNNGTANTANSSTATTAANTIATGTKEKIKVGVSPVPAGEILEFVKKNLASQAGLDIEIVTFNDSVQNNTALKEEQIDANYFQYIPFMEDFGQRKNIKMYAFTPQIHLNPVGIFSKKHKSLAEVPQNALVSIPDDVSNAHRALKVLEEAKLIKLKPNVQPASPKDIIENPKNLQIREIPGAQAIPTLPDVDLAGITGNWVVQSGMKTDKDALAIESAQNPLYAVTLTTLVGKENDPRIQKLYKLLRDDQVKQFIKDKYQGAVLPIP is encoded by the coding sequence ATGAATATGAAAGTTAACCGCCGCTTCTTTTTTATAACGGTTGCATCTTTCACCGCTACAATATTTACCAGTTGTACTTCACTTCAAAATAATGGTACAGCTAACACAGCAAATAGTTCTACTGCGACAACGGCTGCAAATACGATTGCAACTGGAACAAAAGAAAAAATTAAAGTCGGCGTTTCACCCGTACCTGCTGGAGAGATTTTAGAATTTGTGAAAAAAAATCTTGCATCCCAAGCAGGATTAGATATTGAAATTGTCACATTTAATGATTCTGTACAGAATAACACTGCTTTAAAGGAAGAACAAATTGATGCTAATTACTTCCAATATATCCCATTTATGGAGGATTTTGGTCAACGTAAAAATATTAAAATGTATGCTTTTACTCCACAGATTCATTTAAATCCTGTAGGAATTTTTTCTAAAAAACATAAATCACTTGCAGAAGTTCCTCAGAATGCTTTAGTGTCAATTCCGGATGATGTCAGTAACGCTCATCGCGCATTGAAGGTATTAGAAGAAGCTAAATTAATTAAACTCAAACCAAATGTTCAACCAGCCAGTCCCAAAGATATCATTGAGAACCCTAAAAATCTACAAATTCGAGAAATACCTGGAGCGCAAGCAATTCCCACTCTCCCGGATGTAGATTTAGCCGGAATTACAGGTAATTGGGTTGTGCAATCGGGTATGAAAACAGATAAAGATGCTTTAGCAATAGAATCAGCACAAAATCCACTTTATGCGGTAACACTCACAACATTAGTAGGAAAAGAAAATGATCCCAGAATTCAAAAACTCTATAAATTGCTACGCGATGACCAAGTAAAACAGTTTATTAAAGATAAGTATCAAGGTGCTGTACTTCCTATTCCTTAA
- a CDS encoding LLM class flavin-dependent oxidoreductase, with product MSQPRYGIWIPVYGNCGAMNHPHEPRDASYKRAKQLIQLAEASGFTTTLIAEHIINPRNQELDQLETWTTAAALAEATDSIEIIAAVKPLLFHPVVLAKMALNIDAISGGRFAINLVSAWFMPELQKSGIPFLPHDERYRYSQEWIEVVKALWSGERINFQGNYFQINDLCLRPRPIAQPHPRIYLGGESEAAKNLAMQTADVFFLNGRPLEVVRETIADVRKRERMKPKPLRFAMSAFVIARSTDAEAQAEYEYLLELAKQDDRTELMKGVEPEVVMFKNMARYPGVGSNGGTAAGLVGSYDTVAATIADFVGTGIDTFMLQFQPFAVEMKRFHEEVMPRVRSLELVA from the coding sequence ATGTCTCAGCCACGCTACGGGATCTGGATTCCAGTTTATGGTAATTGTGGCGCGATGAACCACCCCCATGAACCCCGTGATGCCAGTTACAAAAGGGCAAAGCAACTGATCCAACTAGCAGAAGCATCTGGGTTTACTACCACTCTCATCGCCGAACACATCATCAATCCCAGGAATCAAGAATTAGATCAGCTAGAGACTTGGACAACCGCAGCAGCGCTTGCGGAAGCAACTGATTCCATTGAAATCATCGCCGCAGTTAAGCCTTTGCTATTTCATCCAGTAGTGTTGGCAAAGATGGCATTAAATATTGATGCGATTAGCGGCGGACGATTTGCAATTAACCTTGTTAGTGCTTGGTTTATGCCGGAATTACAAAAATCTGGCATTCCTTTTCTACCGCACGATGAGCGTTATCGCTATTCCCAGGAGTGGATTGAGGTAGTCAAGGCGCTGTGGAGTGGGGAACGAATTAACTTTCAAGGTAATTACTTTCAAATCAACGACCTTTGTTTGCGTCCGCGTCCGATAGCACAACCCCATCCCCGTATATATTTGGGCGGAGAGTCAGAAGCTGCGAAAAATTTAGCAATGCAAACAGCAGATGTATTTTTCCTGAATGGGCGTCCTTTGGAAGTGGTGCGGGAAACTATTGCTGATGTTAGGAAGCGAGAACGGATGAAGCCCAAACCATTACGGTTTGCGATGTCAGCTTTTGTCATCGCCCGATCTACTGACGCAGAAGCTCAAGCAGAATATGAATATCTTTTGGAACTTGCTAAACAGGATGATAGAACCGAACTGATGAAAGGCGTTGAGCCAGAAGTGGTGATGTTCAAGAATATGGCGAGATATCCAGGCGTGGGGAGTAACGGCGGTACAGCAGCCGGATTAGTTGGCAGCTATGATACCGTAGCAGCAACAATAGCAGATTTTGTTGGTACAGGCATTGATACTTTTATGCTGCAATTCCAACCTTTTGCTGTGGAGATGAAACGCTTTCATGAAGAAGTAATGCCACGAGTGCGTTCTTTAGAATTGGTAGCTTAA
- a CDS encoding LLM class flavin-dependent oxidoreductase produces the protein MNKTRKFRLGAFIQATGHHVCAWLHTDSQADAGLNFEHYKEITQTAQRGLFDAVFLADSPGVWGGTPENQIRNGKIVHFEPITLFSALSSVTQNIGFIATASTTYEQPYNLARKFASLDHLSKGRAGWNVVTTGNDNAAANFGLEHHPEHSQRYERAEEFVEVVKGLWDSWEDDAFIRDRESGIYFDPKKLHTLNHKGKHFSVKGPLNVSRPPQGYPVIVQAGASEAGRDLAARTAEVIFTANQTLADAQEFYADVKGRLARYGRSPDDLKIMPGAFPIIGRTESEAQEKYEFLQSLIHPDVAWGILKNYYKGVDLSKYSLDDLAPELPSDTNTNKSRLKLVRDLATRETLTLRQLYLALATARGHRTIIGTPESIADQLEEWFNNGAADGFNIMPSILPTGLDDFVNLVVPILQKRGLFRTEYEGSTLRENLGLRRPGNRFAAQQVDEKLVLA, from the coding sequence ATGAACAAAACACGCAAGTTTCGTTTAGGTGCATTCATTCAAGCCACAGGACATCATGTCTGTGCTTGGCTGCACACCGATTCACAAGCAGATGCTGGTCTCAATTTCGAGCATTACAAAGAAATTACCCAGACTGCCCAACGCGGCTTGTTCGATGCAGTTTTTCTAGCAGATAGCCCAGGAGTTTGGGGCGGCACTCCCGAAAATCAAATTCGCAATGGTAAGATTGTCCACTTTGAGCCGATTACTCTCTTCAGTGCTTTGTCTTCAGTGACCCAAAATATCGGCTTCATAGCCACTGCTTCGACCACCTATGAACAACCCTACAATTTAGCACGTAAGTTTGCCTCTCTGGATCACTTAAGTAAAGGACGAGCAGGATGGAATGTAGTTACCACAGGCAATGATAATGCCGCAGCTAATTTCGGACTTGAGCATCACCCAGAACACAGTCAGCGTTATGAACGTGCTGAAGAATTTGTGGAAGTCGTAAAAGGACTATGGGATAGCTGGGAAGATGATGCTTTTATCCGTGACAGAGAATCTGGTATCTATTTCGATCCCAAGAAACTGCATACACTCAACCACAAGGGCAAACATTTTTCTGTCAAAGGGCCTTTGAACGTCAGTCGTCCGCCCCAAGGCTATCCAGTGATTGTACAAGCTGGAGCCTCCGAAGCGGGACGGGACTTGGCAGCACGCACTGCCGAGGTAATCTTCACTGCTAATCAAACCCTAGCTGATGCACAGGAATTCTATGCTGATGTCAAAGGTAGGTTGGCGAGATATGGACGCTCTCCAGACGATCTAAAAATCATGCCTGGCGCTTTTCCAATTATTGGCCGTACCGAGTCAGAAGCGCAGGAAAAATACGAATTTCTGCAATCGTTGATTCATCCCGATGTCGCGTGGGGTATTTTGAAAAACTATTACAAAGGTGTAGATCTGTCTAAATACTCTCTAGATGATTTAGCTCCCGAACTACCCAGTGACACCAACACCAACAAGAGCCGTCTCAAACTAGTTAGGGATTTGGCTACTCGCGAAACCTTGACACTGCGTCAGTTGTATCTTGCTCTAGCTACTGCAAGAGGTCATCGCACCATAATTGGTACTCCTGAAAGTATTGCCGATCAATTAGAGGAATGGTTCAACAATGGTGCGGCAGATGGTTTTAATATCATGCCATCTATCTTACCTACAGGATTGGATGACTTTGTCAATCTAGTCGTTCCCATCCTCCAAAAACGCGGACTCTTTCGTACTGAATACGAGGGTAGTACTTTGCGTGAAAACCTGGGGCTGCGTCGTCCGGGCAATCGTTTTGCTGCTCAACAAGTGGATGAAAAATTGGTTTTGGCGTAA